Proteins encoded in a region of the Paenibacillus sp. W2I17 genome:
- a CDS encoding AraC family transcriptional regulator: MRTDDALGVVYQHYLTQEPYSQQDEHTYLLSPKAGSGNIKRVTTYSGIEILYSQVEYHQPYPTYFASETPIVELQFALSGERNVDISGQDYSLSIGQGALIFMHDFEAWFHPPARELYTSFSLGIPVSLFNYAAAQLGSFKPIAFNQVLGRKVFKPIVFQLDNRIRTMIDSLIVELNNSYRSSLMMEATALEIFNRFMIQLFDLAPIPAGFSREDIRKLHTAREIMEACMVDPPSLLALSRQVGLNDFKLKKGFKALFGSTVFEYLRQVRLDNAMKLLRNQNNNVTEAAIAVGYSNVSAFSQQFYRKFGVKPSEMKKIY, encoded by the coding sequence GTGCGCACGGATGATGCATTAGGCGTAGTATATCAGCATTACCTGACCCAGGAACCTTACAGTCAGCAAGATGAACACACGTATCTGCTCTCTCCCAAGGCGGGAAGTGGCAATATTAAAAGAGTAACGACATACAGTGGCATTGAGATTTTATATTCCCAGGTTGAATATCATCAGCCGTATCCAACGTATTTTGCATCCGAAACGCCCATTGTGGAATTGCAATTTGCCTTGTCAGGAGAGCGAAATGTGGATATATCCGGTCAGGATTATTCATTATCGATAGGGCAAGGGGCCCTTATTTTTATGCATGATTTCGAAGCGTGGTTTCATCCTCCAGCAAGGGAGCTGTATACGTCCTTTTCGCTGGGGATTCCGGTTTCTCTGTTCAATTATGCTGCGGCGCAACTAGGCAGTTTCAAGCCGATTGCGTTTAATCAGGTGTTAGGGCGAAAAGTGTTCAAGCCAATTGTATTTCAATTGGATAACCGGATACGAACGATGATCGACAGTTTGATTGTAGAATTAAACAACAGTTATCGATCATCCTTAATGATGGAAGCGACAGCGTTGGAAATCTTTAATCGATTTATGATCCAATTGTTTGATCTGGCGCCAATCCCCGCGGGATTCTCCAGAGAGGACATCCGGAAGTTACATACGGCACGGGAGATTATGGAGGCTTGTATGGTAGATCCTCCATCTTTGCTAGCATTGTCCAGACAGGTGGGTCTTAACGATTTTAAATTAAAAAAAGGATTCAAGGCACTTTTCGGAAGCACGGTGTTCGAATATTTGCGTCAGGTTCGTCTCGACAACGCCATGAAGTTGCTGCGCAATCAGAATAACAACGTCACCGAGGCCGCGATTGCGGTCGGTTACAGCAATGTCAGTGCCTTTTCGCAGCAATTTTATCGCAAATTCGGCGTGAAGCCTTCCGAGATGAAAAAGATTTATTAA
- a CDS encoding TetR/AcrR family transcriptional regulator has protein sequence MSKKRIKEIAIQHFNRLGYEGTKMAQIAEEAGIRKQSLAYHYSSKKALLLELYEEVVQEEQQFVRQFFSDSVTQTLDQQLYAFLHEHKNRFLTHPNVAFMYILSFITPLEVHDFVLAQYRTYLGTLKEELAAVFTRHSDIRLSPEEATVAFVTVMDGLDVQLVYETRQSYEQALANTWNVFWSGIQR, from the coding sequence TTGAGTAAAAAACGAATCAAGGAAATTGCCATTCAACATTTTAATCGTCTGGGTTACGAGGGGACCAAGATGGCGCAGATTGCCGAAGAGGCAGGCATTCGCAAGCAATCCCTGGCTTATCACTATTCATCTAAAAAAGCGTTATTGCTGGAGTTATATGAGGAAGTTGTGCAGGAGGAACAACAGTTTGTACGCCAATTTTTCAGCGACTCTGTTACCCAAACTCTGGATCAGCAGCTATATGCCTTTTTGCATGAACACAAAAATCGCTTTCTAACTCACCCAAACGTTGCTTTTATGTATATCCTGTCCTTTATCACACCGCTGGAGGTACATGATTTTGTACTGGCCCAGTATCGAACGTACCTCGGGACACTGAAAGAAGAGCTGGCAGCCGTATTTACCAGACATTCCGATATACGCCTGAGTCCGGAAGAAGCCACCGTAGCTTTTGTCACCGTGATGGATGGATTGGATGTACAGCTCGTGTATGAGACACGGCAATCCTATGAACAAGCTTTGGCGAACACCTGGAATGTCTTCTGGTCAGGCATCCAGCGTTAA
- a CDS encoding carboxylesterase/lipase family protein, which produces MKTIKRSIAVATILGLCVSALPAYAAGNTGPTSSAAMDKLIQSELIRGSGQGVNAAYLNKKATRIQAAVLYLRLSGLEKEALAYQGSETYDDAAQAGKVLQPVVGYLKQHPYVSEIVTGTDTFEPNAPLTAEGYAEMLLKVLGYEAGTDYEQGAASTYAAGKGIMALQGKGASQLTNRLMAEATAQALQIQLKNGSGTLEQSWLKHKEAGSFKPQTVQQTKYGAIDGKTYEQYGTLGWLGVPYAAPPVGELRWKAPQEPEAWTGTRSAKEFAANSLQISGKTTAGSEDSLYLNIWRPDTTSSKLPVMVFLHGGGNMTGSGKDFQGEQLARSTNSIIISVNYRLGALGFFENAALKTGNALDDSGNYGLLDAFRALEWVQDNIEGFGGDTGNVTLAGQSAGARDVLATLISPLSKGLYQKAVAFSGGLTTASPEEGEQKSEDVLVKLLVQEGKAANAEEAKAWIGKQSQAQLESYLRALPADKLVTAFGATAIRMDPFPHLFRDGTVIPKEGFDAINNGNYTKVPVLLGSLETEFSGFAFGDPNFAPSIADETLFTDKTKAEQYAAALKYGSEAYAGFNAERVAEHLTNEAGQPPVYAYRFAWGTQPGVISERLLTLLGAPHGADMDFYTGHADGIAAYFPDGYFSDTNKPGRDQLSAAMAAYLKQFLYTGNPGTGGSPDLAAWTPWTKDAQAPIMRLDASNTTAEIGMSTQYNQGKDAVRAKMKKELPEETYKLLTEKVFAGRFFWE; this is translated from the coding sequence ATGAAAACTATTAAACGTTCGATTGCTGTAGCAACAATTCTGGGGTTATGTGTATCCGCTCTACCAGCTTATGCAGCAGGCAATACAGGACCTACTTCTTCTGCAGCGATGGACAAGCTGATCCAATCCGAGCTTATTCGCGGCAGCGGTCAAGGTGTTAATGCAGCTTATTTGAACAAAAAGGCAACACGCATTCAGGCCGCAGTACTTTACTTGCGTTTGTCCGGATTGGAGAAAGAAGCACTCGCTTATCAGGGATCGGAAACGTACGACGATGCGGCTCAGGCAGGCAAAGTATTGCAACCGGTCGTTGGTTACTTGAAGCAGCATCCGTATGTGTCTGAGATCGTAACAGGAACAGATACGTTTGAACCTAATGCACCACTTACAGCGGAAGGGTATGCCGAAATGCTGCTGAAGGTGCTTGGATATGAAGCAGGTACGGATTATGAGCAGGGAGCGGCTTCCACCTATGCGGCTGGGAAAGGAATCATGGCGCTTCAAGGGAAGGGAGCGAGTCAACTTACCAACCGCCTGATGGCAGAGGCAACCGCACAGGCTTTGCAGATACAGCTCAAGAATGGCAGTGGAACTTTGGAGCAGAGTTGGTTGAAACATAAAGAAGCTGGGTCGTTCAAACCTCAAACGGTGCAACAGACCAAGTATGGCGCGATTGATGGCAAAACCTATGAGCAATATGGCACGCTCGGCTGGCTTGGTGTTCCTTACGCGGCACCTCCGGTAGGGGAACTGCGCTGGAAAGCCCCGCAAGAACCAGAAGCATGGACAGGAACCAGATCGGCTAAGGAATTTGCAGCGAACAGCTTGCAGATCTCCGGCAAGACTACAGCAGGAAGCGAGGATTCGCTGTATCTCAATATCTGGCGTCCCGACACAACCAGTTCGAAACTTCCGGTTATGGTGTTCCTGCACGGCGGCGGGAATATGACCGGATCAGGCAAAGATTTTCAGGGTGAACAGCTTGCACGGAGCACCAACAGCATCATCATTTCCGTGAATTACCGTTTGGGAGCCCTTGGATTCTTCGAGAATGCAGCACTGAAAACAGGCAATGCCCTGGATGACTCAGGTAACTATGGTCTGCTTGACGCATTCCGTGCATTGGAGTGGGTGCAGGATAATATCGAAGGTTTTGGCGGAGATACAGGCAATGTTACATTAGCCGGACAATCTGCTGGTGCACGTGATGTGCTGGCAACTCTGATCTCTCCACTTAGCAAAGGATTGTATCAAAAAGCAGTTGCTTTCAGCGGAGGATTGACGACAGCATCACCGGAAGAAGGCGAGCAAAAATCCGAGGATGTGCTTGTGAAGCTACTCGTGCAAGAGGGGAAAGCGGCTAATGCAGAAGAAGCAAAAGCATGGATTGGCAAGCAATCTCAGGCACAGCTGGAGAGCTATCTGCGTGCACTTCCTGCGGACAAGTTGGTCACTGCTTTTGGCGCAACGGCAATCCGTATGGACCCATTTCCGCATCTGTTCAGAGATGGTACAGTGATTCCAAAAGAAGGATTTGACGCCATCAATAATGGCAATTACACGAAAGTCCCTGTATTGCTCGGCAGCCTGGAAACGGAGTTCTCCGGTTTTGCCTTCGGTGATCCGAACTTCGCTCCATCCATCGCAGATGAGACTCTGTTTACTGATAAAACCAAGGCGGAACAATATGCTGCTGCGTTGAAATACGGAAGCGAAGCTTATGCAGGCTTTAATGCAGAGCGTGTAGCGGAGCATTTGACAAATGAAGCAGGTCAGCCACCGGTATATGCGTATCGTTTTGCATGGGGCACACAACCTGGGGTCATCTCTGAGCGTTTGCTAACGTTACTGGGTGCACCACATGGTGCGGATATGGACTTCTATACAGGACACGCAGACGGAATTGCTGCCTATTTCCCTGATGGGTACTTTAGCGATACAAACAAACCAGGACGTGATCAGTTGTCCGCCGCGATGGCAGCGTATCTGAAGCAGTTCCTGTACACAGGCAATCCAGGTACGGGTGGATCACCTGATCTAGCGGCATGGACACCTTGGACGAAAGATGCTCAAGCCCCAATCATGCGTCTGGATGCAAGCAATACAACGGCAGAGATTGGCATGTCGACACAATATAACCAAGGCAAAGACGCCGTTAGGGCAAAGATGAAAAAAGAATTGCCTGAAGAAACGTATAAACTGTTGACGGAAAAAGTGTTCGCAGGTCGTTTCTTCTGGGAATAA
- a CDS encoding DUF1593 domain-containing protein: protein MNKRKWLNGFAAGCLSIILVISGCASKAPQTASDTPNQPTEQTENETQEPANNQAAKGRTVITTDGEVDDMNSVIRFLLYSNEMDLAGIVLTSSVYHYAGDEEAGIQPFRWTGTQWVYDMIDAYGEIYPNLSKHADGYPEPEQLRAMTKIGNISDKGEMEKETEGSEFLETLFLDDDSRDLIVQTWGGTNTTARALKSIEEQYKDTAEWETIRKKVSDKLVLYIILDQDDSYNEYIAKNWPDIRILNDQSNFWHFAYAWKMHAEEVNSKLHGDWMVKNILNGHGKLMDMYASMGDGKMIEGELAEEQRGSAEYLKNNPQYDKYDFISEGDSPSFFYLIDNGLRSMEDPSYGGWGGRFGVVNDKLFRNNVLDYDPYTKRYEAEYSLMRWFDDVQDDFAARADWAVSDTYEGANHNPSLTIKEGLDLSVSPGEEVTLHAEGKDPDGDQLTYTWWRYFEADTYEDSKVTPNKVQPEMAGDLQLGLHRELAKDEQVDTIKLQGSDTEAVTFTVPDDAKSGDTLHIVAEVQDDGEHQLKHYQRVILTVK from the coding sequence ATGAACAAGAGAAAATGGTTAAACGGTTTTGCCGCAGGTTGTCTCAGTATCATCCTGGTGATTAGTGGGTGTGCATCCAAAGCGCCACAAACCGCAAGTGACACACCGAATCAGCCGACAGAACAGACAGAGAATGAAACCCAGGAACCTGCAAACAACCAAGCTGCCAAAGGCAGAACAGTGATTACAACCGACGGTGAAGTGGATGATATGAACTCCGTGATTCGTTTCCTCTTGTATTCGAATGAGATGGACCTTGCCGGAATTGTACTAACCAGTTCGGTATATCATTATGCTGGAGATGAGGAAGCAGGGATCCAACCATTCCGCTGGACAGGCACACAGTGGGTATACGACATGATTGATGCCTATGGCGAGATCTACCCGAACTTGTCTAAACATGCGGATGGGTACCCGGAGCCGGAACAGCTTCGAGCGATGACCAAGATCGGTAATATTTCCGATAAAGGGGAGATGGAGAAGGAAACGGAAGGTTCCGAATTCCTTGAAACTCTTTTCCTCGACGATGATTCCCGAGATCTGATTGTTCAGACATGGGGTGGCACCAATACCACAGCCAGAGCGCTGAAATCGATTGAGGAACAGTACAAAGACACGGCTGAGTGGGAGACGATCCGCAAAAAAGTCAGCGACAAACTGGTCCTGTATATCATTCTGGATCAGGATGACAGTTACAACGAATACATTGCGAAGAATTGGCCGGATATCCGTATTCTCAACGACCAATCAAACTTCTGGCATTTTGCCTATGCATGGAAGATGCATGCCGAAGAAGTGAACAGTAAGCTTCATGGCGACTGGATGGTCAAGAATATCCTGAACGGACATGGCAAGCTGATGGATATGTATGCATCGATGGGTGACGGCAAAATGATCGAAGGCGAGCTGGCCGAAGAACAACGGGGAAGTGCTGAATATCTCAAGAACAATCCGCAATATGACAAGTACGATTTTATATCTGAAGGTGACTCTCCTTCCTTCTTTTATCTGATCGATAATGGGCTGCGCAGTATGGAAGACCCTTCCTACGGCGGTTGGGGTGGACGCTTTGGCGTTGTGAACGACAAGTTATTTAGAAACAATGTGCTTGATTACGATCCGTACACCAAACGCTATGAAGCCGAATACTCTCTGATGAGATGGTTTGACGATGTGCAGGATGATTTTGCAGCACGTGCAGACTGGGCAGTTTCAGACACTTACGAAGGTGCCAACCATAATCCGTCTTTAACGATTAAGGAAGGGCTGGATCTGAGTGTAAGTCCTGGGGAGGAAGTTACTCTTCACGCGGAGGGTAAAGACCCGGATGGAGATCAACTGACCTATACGTGGTGGAGATATTTCGAAGCGGACACGTATGAGGATTCCAAAGTAACACCGAACAAAGTTCAGCCTGAAATGGCGGGTGACCTGCAGCTTGGATTACATCGTGAACTTGCCAAGGATGAGCAGGTGGATACGATAAAATTGCAGGGCAGTGACACTGAAGCGGTGACATTTACCGTTCCTGACGATGCCAAATCGGGTGATACTCTTCATATCGTTGCCGAAGTACAGGATGATGGAGAGCATCAGTTGAAGCATTATCAACGTGTGATCCTAACCGTGAAATAA
- a CDS encoding stalk domain-containing protein: protein MKKRNQWLAVLSMTAILTAGATSYTSMIHAADATKTTNDHVVLRTAIQNMQGTVTWNGSSRSVDIQIADTKVQLPIGTSSATINGVKTPLDSKSYITKGTTYVSSQTLKLITDQLILKQNKTGFEQTASFQMPGGKAEISASTPDGQRLLVTEADNGSIAILDIADLKNINVLKTVSFHDLSAKAEVTSVTVSKDGKYGLAVIRTGDTDSEANKGLLAIVDLTTYKTVKTYELGIGPDSIALSTDGLHAVIAIEDEELNKATDEIDYANTKRPGSIMVVSFAGGNVLEGEITNLPVSLDNVDGAIYPHDPQPEYVAISPDSKTAAITLQENNVVAIVDLETKKISSFFALGTTSHQADLKDDGIVQFKETLTARYEPDGIAFSADGKYLLTANEGDLGKNEFEDSVKAGGRNIAVWDLQGKRMYDSQNLIDEATAMVGLYPDDRSPNKGSEVENLTVATVDGTTYAAVASERADAILFFDLADPVNPDYLGLIPTAGESPEGIHRVNGRSLFVSADESTGTLSFFAKK, encoded by the coding sequence TTGAAAAAGAGAAATCAATGGCTTGCCGTTCTGTCGATGACTGCCATTCTTACCGCAGGAGCAACCAGCTACACATCCATGATTCATGCCGCTGACGCAACTAAAACTACCAATGATCATGTCGTACTGCGTACAGCCATCCAAAATATGCAGGGTACGGTCACATGGAACGGAAGCAGTCGCAGTGTTGATATCCAGATCGCAGATACTAAAGTACAACTTCCAATAGGAACGTCTTCAGCCACCATCAACGGTGTGAAAACTCCTTTGGACAGTAAAAGTTACATCACCAAAGGTACAACGTATGTATCTTCCCAAACGCTAAAATTAATTACGGATCAACTGATCCTGAAACAAAATAAAACCGGTTTTGAACAGACCGCATCGTTTCAGATGCCCGGTGGCAAAGCAGAAATATCAGCCTCCACGCCAGATGGACAGCGCCTGCTCGTAACCGAAGCGGACAATGGTAGCATTGCCATACTGGATATTGCTGACTTGAAAAACATTAACGTATTAAAGACAGTCAGCTTCCATGACCTTTCCGCCAAAGCTGAAGTCACAAGCGTAACCGTGTCCAAAGATGGTAAATACGGTCTTGCTGTTATTCGTACAGGGGATACAGACAGTGAAGCAAACAAAGGATTGCTTGCCATTGTGGATCTGACAACCTACAAAACCGTCAAAACGTATGAACTGGGCATTGGTCCTGACTCGATTGCACTGTCAACTGACGGTCTGCATGCGGTGATCGCGATAGAGGATGAGGAGCTGAATAAAGCTACCGATGAAATTGACTATGCCAACACCAAACGTCCGGGTAGCATTATGGTAGTATCTTTTGCTGGCGGGAACGTATTGGAGGGCGAGATCACCAACTTACCGGTCTCTCTGGACAATGTAGATGGCGCCATCTATCCGCATGATCCACAACCAGAGTATGTTGCCATTAGTCCAGATAGTAAAACAGCAGCCATCACGCTACAGGAAAACAATGTCGTTGCCATTGTAGATCTGGAGACAAAAAAAATCAGCTCATTCTTCGCTCTGGGTACCACTTCACATCAAGCAGATCTGAAAGATGATGGTATCGTTCAGTTTAAAGAGACGTTGACCGCTCGTTATGAGCCGGATGGGATTGCTTTCTCGGCAGATGGTAAATACCTGCTGACAGCCAATGAAGGGGACTTGGGCAAGAATGAATTTGAGGATAGTGTAAAAGCAGGCGGACGTAATATTGCTGTCTGGGATCTGCAAGGCAAGCGGATGTATGATAGCCAGAACCTCATTGACGAGGCAACTGCCATGGTTGGCTTGTATCCCGATGATCGCAGTCCCAACAAGGGCAGCGAAGTTGAGAACCTGACCGTTGCTACTGTAGACGGCACTACGTATGCAGCCGTAGCTTCCGAAAGGGCAGATGCCATTTTGTTCTTTGATCTTGCTGATCCGGTCAATCCGGACTACCTGGGTCTGATTCCTACAGCCGGAGAATCACCAGAGGGAATTCATCGTGTTAACGGACGTAGCCTGTTTGTGAGTGCAGATGAAAGCACCGGAACACTTAGTTTTTTTGCCAAGAAATAG
- a CDS encoding MFS transporter, translating into MSTSTHSSTPQQLWGRSFLFIMLANALLFMAFEMLLPTLPLFVSSLGGEASQIGLVTGVFMFSAILIRPFTSVLAARIDKKVLLIIGITICALMTGAYYLSSGIWMILVFRVIHGFGFGLATTYFATIATENIPRDRRGEGMGYFGVGETVAISIGPLIGTSLLFRYDYQSLFMGGMCILLLALLMTVFVSRKPKTGGSSESMQTHVPSVKLIEKKVLFPSLLIMLVGIAAGSIMSFVALFAAERGFENIAWFFFIVAIASFAVRLFSGKMFDRWGPGSVLLPSALFAIAGLLVLIIAQSDVQFLIAGALYGFGFGAIFPAIQTWCVNLVEEHEHENAMASFFNFFDLGIGGGSLILGVVASAFSYTVVYAISIGIFVVYILLYLVYSQKQQRYTARQLEVDIE; encoded by the coding sequence ATGAGTACTTCAACACATAGCTCTACACCTCAGCAACTCTGGGGAAGATCATTCCTGTTTATCATGTTAGCCAACGCATTATTGTTTATGGCATTTGAAATGTTGCTTCCCACCTTGCCTTTGTTTGTCTCAAGTCTTGGTGGGGAAGCCTCCCAGATTGGGCTTGTTACCGGCGTATTTATGTTTTCCGCCATCTTGATTCGACCCTTCACATCTGTCTTAGCAGCTCGAATAGATAAAAAGGTTCTGTTAATTATCGGTATCACTATCTGTGCATTAATGACTGGCGCATACTACCTATCGTCAGGTATTTGGATGATTCTTGTATTTCGAGTGATCCACGGATTCGGATTTGGTTTGGCAACGACATATTTTGCAACCATTGCCACTGAAAACATACCAAGAGATCGCCGGGGAGAAGGTATGGGGTATTTCGGCGTAGGGGAGACGGTCGCCATATCCATCGGTCCACTGATTGGAACAAGCCTGTTGTTTAGGTACGACTACCAGAGCCTGTTTATGGGTGGCATGTGTATTTTGCTGTTAGCTCTCCTGATGACAGTGTTTGTATCCAGAAAGCCGAAAACAGGGGGTAGTAGCGAGTCCATGCAAACTCATGTCCCTTCGGTGAAACTGATTGAAAAGAAGGTACTCTTCCCTTCCCTTCTCATTATGCTCGTTGGCATTGCAGCTGGTTCAATCATGTCCTTTGTGGCTTTATTCGCCGCCGAAAGAGGGTTCGAGAATATAGCTTGGTTTTTCTTTATCGTCGCCATCGCCAGCTTCGCCGTTCGACTGTTCTCGGGGAAAATGTTTGATCGATGGGGACCAGGTTCCGTGTTGTTGCCTTCTGCCTTGTTTGCAATCGCGGGACTACTGGTTCTGATTATCGCCCAGAGTGATGTGCAATTCCTGATCGCTGGCGCGTTATATGGCTTTGGTTTTGGTGCCATATTCCCGGCGATTCAGACCTGGTGTGTGAATCTTGTAGAAGAACATGAGCATGAAAATGCGATGGCTTCCTTCTTTAATTTTTTTGACCTCGGAATTGGTGGTGGTTCGTTGATCCTGGGCGTGGTTGCTTCTGCATTTTCCTATACGGTGGTGTATGCTATCTCTATAGGCATTTTTGTGGTATATATCTTGTTATATTTGGTATACTCCCAAAAACAGCAGAGGTATACAGCTCGCCAACTGGAGGTAGACATTGAGTAA
- a CDS encoding DUF1697 domain-containing protein: MIYVALLRGINVGGNNKINMKQLKETFEQAGMLDVVTYINSGNIIFADHQERANPNVEISHVLEQAITTDFGLQIRVMVRNMDEIQSVIQALPEEWVNDDTAKSDVMFLWDEINEPTVLDKLPIKPEIGTLIYVPGAILYSVSREDAGRSGMNKLVGSKVYAYMTVRNVNTTHKIYALMQAAAEK; encoded by the coding sequence ATGATCTATGTGGCTTTGCTAAGAGGCATTAATGTAGGTGGGAACAATAAAATTAATATGAAGCAGCTGAAAGAAACGTTTGAACAAGCAGGCATGCTGGATGTCGTTACCTACATCAATTCTGGCAATATTATTTTTGCCGATCATCAGGAACGTGCCAATCCGAATGTGGAGATATCCCATGTGTTAGAACAGGCCATCACCACCGATTTTGGTTTACAGATCAGGGTAATGGTGCGGAATATGGATGAAATCCAAAGCGTTATTCAGGCGCTGCCAGAAGAATGGGTTAATGATGACACGGCCAAAAGTGATGTGATGTTCCTTTGGGATGAGATCAATGAGCCCACCGTACTGGACAAGCTGCCCATCAAACCGGAAATCGGCACACTGATTTATGTTCCCGGAGCCATTTTGTATTCAGTCAGCAGAGAGGACGCAGGTAGAAGTGGCATGAACAAGCTTGTCGGATCCAAAGTATATGCCTATATGACGGTTAGAAACGTGAATACCACACATAAGATCTATGCCCTGATGCAAGCAGCAGCAGAGAAATAA
- a CDS encoding MFS transporter — MNRIRGSIFFSVFAAMLGLMLIAPIMPPLIRELGMKESHSGLIISLGSIMMAVMAPVWGRWSDIRGRKSIILIGFIGMSVSCALFALALYGGLNAWIGGGVLLTLLIVTRSLIGMFIPAVLSSAQAYMGDVTEGKERGSGMAIISAANGLGLVFGPAIAGAFTLIGLLWPLYFGIFIAIAAFIIALLLIPSAKPVIQAKPPKVNPFQRGLRMYLAAGLVTMMGIMTLQVVGGFYFQDQLALSSAATARMVSFGLMFSGAAMLIMQVIQMKWLKWQPRPMILLGSLFLIASMILFLVFNVLSMYYFSFFLFGMGAGLMMPGFMAGASLAVSKEQQGGAAGLVAAIQGISAVITPLLTTTLYQVDKHVPFMLVAVLVVLLAIMMLGMRKNQSHNVVDPTHSL, encoded by the coding sequence ATGAACCGAATCAGAGGAAGTATTTTTTTTAGCGTATTTGCAGCCATGTTGGGTCTGATGCTGATTGCACCCATAATGCCGCCGCTTATTCGCGAGTTGGGCATGAAAGAAAGCCATTCCGGTCTTATTATCTCGCTAGGGTCCATTATGATGGCTGTCATGGCTCCGGTATGGGGCAGATGGAGTGATATAAGAGGAAGAAAATCAATCATATTGATTGGATTTATAGGTATGTCTGTGAGCTGTGCATTATTTGCACTGGCATTGTACGGGGGATTGAATGCATGGATCGGAGGGGGCGTGTTATTAACTCTTCTGATTGTGACGCGCAGTCTGATCGGTATGTTTATTCCGGCTGTACTTTCTTCTGCCCAGGCCTATATGGGTGATGTGACAGAAGGGAAGGAGCGGGGAAGCGGGATGGCGATTATCAGTGCTGCGAATGGACTTGGCCTTGTATTTGGACCTGCGATTGCAGGAGCTTTTACCCTTATCGGTCTGCTCTGGCCGCTTTATTTTGGCATTTTTATAGCGATAGCTGCGTTTATTATTGCCTTGTTGTTAATCCCGTCAGCCAAACCGGTCATTCAGGCAAAACCGCCTAAAGTCAACCCGTTCCAACGTGGTTTACGAATGTACCTTGCTGCCGGCTTGGTCACGATGATGGGTATCATGACACTACAGGTTGTCGGGGGATTTTATTTTCAGGATCAACTGGCTCTATCCTCAGCGGCGACGGCCCGAATGGTTTCGTTTGGACTCATGTTCTCTGGAGCAGCGATGTTGATCATGCAGGTCATTCAGATGAAATGGTTGAAATGGCAGCCACGTCCGATGATTTTGCTCGGTTCCCTTTTCCTCATCGCAAGCATGATCCTGTTTTTGGTTTTCAATGTGTTATCCATGTATTATTTCTCGTTTTTCCTGTTTGGCATGGGTGCAGGTCTGATGATGCCCGGGTTCATGGCAGGTGCTTCGCTGGCAGTTAGCAAAGAACAGCAGGGAGGTGCAGCGGGATTGGTAGCAGCGATTCAGGGGATATCCGCCGTCATTACGCCTTTACTTACAACGACACTTTATCAGGTGGACAAACATGTTCCATTTATGCTCGTAGCTGTTCTGGTTGTCTTGCTGGCAATCATGATGCTGGGAATGCGAAAGAATCAATCCCATAACGTAGTGGACCCCACTCATTCGTTATAG
- a CDS encoding Hsp20/alpha crystallin family protein, whose product MFDLIPFRKRNEDPFGHMLKSFNDMVENSFLSPFGTGSQPFRTDIREEEDKYSVEAELPGIAKEDIDIQVQGNELIIRAKRNDIVEQKDDSNRIIRQERRSGEFIRRFYVDHIDEEHIKARLEEGVLKLEIPKRPGDEQSRRRIQID is encoded by the coding sequence ATGTTTGATCTGATTCCGTTTCGTAAACGAAATGAAGACCCGTTCGGACACATGTTGAAATCCTTCAATGACATGGTTGAGAACTCATTCCTCTCCCCTTTTGGAACTGGCTCCCAGCCATTCCGGACCGACATTCGTGAGGAAGAAGACAAATATTCGGTAGAAGCCGAGCTTCCGGGCATTGCCAAAGAGGATATAGACATTCAGGTTCAAGGTAATGAATTGATTATTCGTGCCAAACGCAATGATATAGTGGAGCAGAAGGATGACTCCAATCGAATCATACGGCAAGAACGCCGTTCCGGCGAATTTATCCGGCGATTCTATGTTGATCATATTGATGAGGAGCACATTAAGGCCAGATTGGAAGAAGGTGTGCTCAAGCTCGAGATTCCGAAACGTCCTGGTGATGAACAATCTCGCAGACGCATTCAAATTGACTAA